Proteins encoded within one genomic window of Neodiprion fabricii isolate iyNeoFabr1 chromosome 6, iyNeoFabr1.1, whole genome shotgun sequence:
- the LOC124185421 gene encoding spondin-1-like isoform X4 — protein MVRQSAWILLAVLAASCTRQAAGNCDRTPDHATKQRSQPGDKFQIIVSEHNRTDPISHFEPKTKYMVSLQSDKSSPTPSKFTRFTLTAETETEDSSGDTGYFEVDDSNFSKYSELCPNAVVEASEIRKDDVSVFWTSPVDEGGCIFIRAMVMESPDVWYMDDGGLTVEVCPSSSSSGSGDPGPVLQTCCACAEAKYEVTFEGLWSRNTHPKSEHIRTIIKARGISYPNVTGKTFAVFRVDQKHHLMSLVTMIDPSPDWIVGVSGLELCLANCSWVEHRELNLFPYDAGTDSGITYLSQDTPTDPQERITRITSTFPNDPASPFYDETGADMKPIAKLYLNRQRLYEKTCDATSAEGPREACYTSSWGEWNQCSRTCGRGQKLRQRYYLDRDAALAANCREELTDRSRCKNERCPGIGPGDCDVEEWTSWSSCSTTCGTGFKTRSRKFRDRKTRKYCMHNLERHELEQTFECEDNEPCPDADPDVEEVSESTENTVEDNVEEVPTLGEWSQCPNERFTEWSMWSPCSASCGPGVKLRSRLLKMSWGNLEESEELNLENCKTEQAACVAAMPTCDFSEETARSICSEPQVGGNCNANILRVYFDSASNECRRFNYTGCGGNRNNFPTEQDCNNVCSKYQRELRANLSAVMKKFKVSLSSVLTYHVPTQDQRSGKMKRAKYGEVTDRPFPAEIPSVSQTVDGYPLDCEITEWGEWSACGSNCKGYTYRKRMILREARNEGRRCPKKLQQKRRCKKVPPCSTRRDMRRRSYNEVFDGTSERFNSIDCELSSWSTWSPCSATCGHSVRHRTRNVIVSPEGPNAKLCPSVAQFVTCPLAACDESTRQ, from the exons ATGGTTCGCCAATCGGCGTGGATTCTCCTCGCGGTGTTGGCTGCTTCCTGCACTCGGCAAGCAGCCGGAAATTGTGACCGGACACCGGACCATGCGACAAAGCAGCGATCCCAACCCGGGGACAAATTCCAGATCATTGTTTCCGAGCACAACAGAACGGATCCGATCAGCCACTTTGAACCAAAGACTAAGTACATGG TGAGTCTTCAGAGCGACAAAAGCTCACCGACGCCGTCAAAGTTCACCAGATTCACGCTGACAGCCGAGACCGAAACCGAGGACTCGTCAGGGGACACCGGTTACTTCGAAGTCGATGATTCGAACTTCAGCAAATATTCGGAATTATGTCCTAACGCGGTCGTCGAAGCGTCGGAGATCCGCAAGGACGACGTCTCCGTCTTCTGGACCAGTCCCGTCGACGAGGGTGGATGCATCTTCATCAG GGCGATGGTCATGGAGTCCCCGGACGTCTGGTACATGGACGACGGGGGCCTGACGGTGGAGGTCTGCCCGTCGTCTTCTTCCTCGGGTAGCGGAGATCCTGGCCCGGTATTGCAGACCTGCTGCGCCTGCGCCGAGGCGAAGTACGAGGTCACCTTCGAGGGGCTCTGGTCTCGGAACACCCACCCTAAG AGCGAACACATCCGCACCATAATCAAGGCTAGAGGAATAAGCTACCCGAACGTCACCGGAAAAACATTCGCGGTGTTCCGCGTGGACCAGAAACACCATCTCATGTCGCTGGTCACCATGATCG ACCCTTCGCCGGACTGGATAGTCGGAGTTTCCGGACTTGAGCTGTGCCTGGCGAACTGTTCCTGGGTAGAGCACAGGGAGTTGAATCTCTTCCCATACGACGCGGGCACGGATAGCGGAATAACGTATCTC TCGCAAGACACCCCGACGGATCCGCAGGAGCGAATTACCCGCATAACGTCAACCTTTCCAAACGACCCGGCTTCTCCTTTCTACGACGAAACTGGAGCGGACATGAAGCCGATAGCGAAACTCTATCTGAACCGACAACGTCTGTACGAAAAGACTTGCGACGCGACATCGGCCGAAGGTCCCAGAG AAGCCTGTTACACGAGTTCCTGGGGCGAGTGGAACCAATGCTCGCGTACCTGTGGAAGAGGGCAGAAACTTCGTCAACGATATTACCTCGACCGCGACGCAGCTTTGGCGGCAAACTGTAGGGAGGAATTGACCGATCGATCGAGATGCAAGAACGAGCGGTG CCCAGGAATAGGTCCCGGTGATTGCGACGTCGAGGAGTGGACCAGCTGGTCCTCGTGCAGCACCACCTGCGGTACGGGGTTCAAAACTCGGTCCCGTAAATTTCGCGATCGGAAGACCAGGAAGTACTGCATGCACAATTTGGAACGCCACGAGCTGGAGCAGACCTTTGAGTGCGAAGACAACGAGCCCTGTCCCGACGCGGATCCCGACGTCGAGGAGGTAAGCGAAAGCACCGAAAATACTGTCGAAGACAACGTCGAGGAGGTACCGACGCTGGGGGAATGGTCGCAG TGTCCGAACGAGAGATTCACCGAGTGGTCCATGTGGTCACCATGCAGTGCCAGCTGTGGTCCAGGAGTAAAACTGCGATCCAGGCTGCTGAAGATGTCCTGGGGTAACTTGGAGGAATCCGAGGAACTTAATCTGGAAAACTGTAAAACCGAACAGGCTGCTTGCGTGGCGGCGATGCCGACTTGCGATTTCTCGGAGGAAACGGCACGAA GCATTTGCAGTGAACCGCAGGTCGGTGGGAACTGCAACGCGAACATTTTGCGGGTATATTTTGATAGCGCGAGCAATGAGTGCCGCAGGTTCAATTACACAGGGTGCGGTGGTAACAGGAATAACTTTCCAACCGAGCAGGATTGCAATAACGTATGCAGTAAATACCAAA GGGAGCTTAGGGCCAACCTTTCGGCTGTGATGAAGAAATTTAAGGTCTCACTGAGCAGCGTACTGACCTATCACGTCCCGACCCAAGATCAACGCAGCGGGAAAATGAAGAGAGCCAAATACG GTGAAGTCACCGACAGGCCATTTCCCGCCGAGATTCCATCCGTCAGTCAAACCGTCGACGGATATCCACTTGACTGCGAGATTACTGAATGGGGCGAGTGGTCGGCCTGCGGCTCCAATTGCAAGGGCTACACGTACCGGAAACGAATGATTCTG CGAGAAGCGAGAAACGAAGGAAGAAGATGTCCGAAAAAACTACAACAGAAAAGACGATGCAAGAAGGTTCCGCCTTGTT CAACACGAAGAGACATGCGCCGTAGAAGTTATAACGAAGTCTTCGACGGGACGAGCGAACGTTTCA ATTCCATCGACTGCGAGTTATCTTCATGGTCGACGTGGTCACCGTGTTCGGCAACCTGCGGACATTCGGTTCGTCACAGAACCAGGAACGTTATCGTATCGCCGGAGGGTCCGAACGCGAAGCTCTGCCCTTCGGTAGCACAGTTCGTGACATGCCCTTTGGCCGCCTGCGACGAATCAACGAGGCAGTAG
- the LOC124185421 gene encoding spondin-1-like isoform X3, whose translation MVRQSAWILLAVLAASCTRQAAGNCDRTPDHATKQRSQPGDKFQIIVSEHNRTDPISHFEPKTKYMVSLQSDKSSPTPSKFTRFTLTAETETEDSSGDTGYFEVDDSNFSKYSELCPNAVVEASEIRKDDVSVFWTSPVDEGGCIFIRAMVMESPDVWYMDDGGLTVEVCPSSSSSGSGDPGPVLQTCCACAEAKYEVTFEGLWSRNTHPKDFPTNAWRTKFSDVIGASHTVDYRFWEYMKYASDGLRQVAERGVTRTLESELKEQSEHIRTIIKARGISYPNVTGKTFAVFRVDQKHHLMSLVTMIDPSPDWIVGVSGLELCLANCSWVEHRELNLFPYDAGTDSGITYLSQDTPTDPQERITRITSTFPNDPASPFYDETGADMKPIAKLYLNRQRLYEKTCDATSAEGPREACYTSSWGEWNQCSRTCGRGQKLRQRYYLDRDAALAANCREELTDRSRCKNERCPGIGPGDCDVEEWTSWSSCSTTCGTGFKTRSRKFRDRKTRKYCMHNLERHELEQTFECEDNEPCPDADPDVEEVSESTENTVEDNVEEVPTLGEWSQCPNERFTEWSMWSPCSASCGPGVKLRSRLLKMSWGNLEESEELNLENCKTEQAACVAAMPTCDFSEETARSICSEPQVGGNCNANILRVYFDSASNECRRFNYTGCGGNRNNFPTEQDCNNVCSKYQSEVTDRPFPAEIPSVSQTVDGYPLDCEITEWGEWSACGSNCKGYTYRKRMILREARNEGRRCPKKLQQKRRCKKVPPCSTRRDMRRRSYNEVFDGTSERFNSIDCELSSWSTWSPCSATCGHSVRHRTRNVIVSPEGPNAKLCPSVAQFVTCPLAACDESTRQ comes from the exons ATGGTTCGCCAATCGGCGTGGATTCTCCTCGCGGTGTTGGCTGCTTCCTGCACTCGGCAAGCAGCCGGAAATTGTGACCGGACACCGGACCATGCGACAAAGCAGCGATCCCAACCCGGGGACAAATTCCAGATCATTGTTTCCGAGCACAACAGAACGGATCCGATCAGCCACTTTGAACCAAAGACTAAGTACATGG TGAGTCTTCAGAGCGACAAAAGCTCACCGACGCCGTCAAAGTTCACCAGATTCACGCTGACAGCCGAGACCGAAACCGAGGACTCGTCAGGGGACACCGGTTACTTCGAAGTCGATGATTCGAACTTCAGCAAATATTCGGAATTATGTCCTAACGCGGTCGTCGAAGCGTCGGAGATCCGCAAGGACGACGTCTCCGTCTTCTGGACCAGTCCCGTCGACGAGGGTGGATGCATCTTCATCAG GGCGATGGTCATGGAGTCCCCGGACGTCTGGTACATGGACGACGGGGGCCTGACGGTGGAGGTCTGCCCGTCGTCTTCTTCCTCGGGTAGCGGAGATCCTGGCCCGGTATTGCAGACCTGCTGCGCCTGCGCCGAGGCGAAGTACGAGGTCACCTTCGAGGGGCTCTGGTCTCGGAACACCCACCCTAAG GACTTTCCGACCAACGCATGGCGAACGAAATTCTCCGACGTTATCGGCGCCTCGCATACGGTGGATTACCGCTTTTGGGAGTACATGAAATACGCCAGCGACGGTTTGCGACAGGTCGCCGAACGCGGGGTTACCCGCACGCTCGAGTCCGAGTTGAAGGAGCAG AGCGAACACATCCGCACCATAATCAAGGCTAGAGGAATAAGCTACCCGAACGTCACCGGAAAAACATTCGCGGTGTTCCGCGTGGACCAGAAACACCATCTCATGTCGCTGGTCACCATGATCG ACCCTTCGCCGGACTGGATAGTCGGAGTTTCCGGACTTGAGCTGTGCCTGGCGAACTGTTCCTGGGTAGAGCACAGGGAGTTGAATCTCTTCCCATACGACGCGGGCACGGATAGCGGAATAACGTATCTC TCGCAAGACACCCCGACGGATCCGCAGGAGCGAATTACCCGCATAACGTCAACCTTTCCAAACGACCCGGCTTCTCCTTTCTACGACGAAACTGGAGCGGACATGAAGCCGATAGCGAAACTCTATCTGAACCGACAACGTCTGTACGAAAAGACTTGCGACGCGACATCGGCCGAAGGTCCCAGAG AAGCCTGTTACACGAGTTCCTGGGGCGAGTGGAACCAATGCTCGCGTACCTGTGGAAGAGGGCAGAAACTTCGTCAACGATATTACCTCGACCGCGACGCAGCTTTGGCGGCAAACTGTAGGGAGGAATTGACCGATCGATCGAGATGCAAGAACGAGCGGTG CCCAGGAATAGGTCCCGGTGATTGCGACGTCGAGGAGTGGACCAGCTGGTCCTCGTGCAGCACCACCTGCGGTACGGGGTTCAAAACTCGGTCCCGTAAATTTCGCGATCGGAAGACCAGGAAGTACTGCATGCACAATTTGGAACGCCACGAGCTGGAGCAGACCTTTGAGTGCGAAGACAACGAGCCCTGTCCCGACGCGGATCCCGACGTCGAGGAGGTAAGCGAAAGCACCGAAAATACTGTCGAAGACAACGTCGAGGAGGTACCGACGCTGGGGGAATGGTCGCAG TGTCCGAACGAGAGATTCACCGAGTGGTCCATGTGGTCACCATGCAGTGCCAGCTGTGGTCCAGGAGTAAAACTGCGATCCAGGCTGCTGAAGATGTCCTGGGGTAACTTGGAGGAATCCGAGGAACTTAATCTGGAAAACTGTAAAACCGAACAGGCTGCTTGCGTGGCGGCGATGCCGACTTGCGATTTCTCGGAGGAAACGGCACGAA GCATTTGCAGTGAACCGCAGGTCGGTGGGAACTGCAACGCGAACATTTTGCGGGTATATTTTGATAGCGCGAGCAATGAGTGCCGCAGGTTCAATTACACAGGGTGCGGTGGTAACAGGAATAACTTTCCAACCGAGCAGGATTGCAATAACGTATGCAGTAAATACCAAA GTGAAGTCACCGACAGGCCATTTCCCGCCGAGATTCCATCCGTCAGTCAAACCGTCGACGGATATCCACTTGACTGCGAGATTACTGAATGGGGCGAGTGGTCGGCCTGCGGCTCCAATTGCAAGGGCTACACGTACCGGAAACGAATGATTCTG CGAGAAGCGAGAAACGAAGGAAGAAGATGTCCGAAAAAACTACAACAGAAAAGACGATGCAAGAAGGTTCCGCCTTGTT CAACACGAAGAGACATGCGCCGTAGAAGTTATAACGAAGTCTTCGACGGGACGAGCGAACGTTTCA ATTCCATCGACTGCGAGTTATCTTCATGGTCGACGTGGTCACCGTGTTCGGCAACCTGCGGACATTCGGTTCGTCACAGAACCAGGAACGTTATCGTATCGCCGGAGGGTCCGAACGCGAAGCTCTGCCCTTCGGTAGCACAGTTCGTGACATGCCCTTTGGCCGCCTGCGACGAATCAACGAGGCAGTAG
- the LOC124185421 gene encoding spondin-1-like isoform X1: MVRQSAWILLAVLAASCTRQAAGNCDRTPDHATKQRSQPGDKFQIIVSEHNRTDPISHFEPKTKYMVSLQSDKSSPTPSKFTRFTLTAETETEDSSGDTGYFEVDDSNFSKYSELCPNAVVEASEIRKDDVSVFWTSPVDEGGCIFIRAMVMESPDVWYMDDGGLTVEVCPSSSSSGSGDPGPVLQTCCACAEAKYEVTFEGLWSRNTHPKDFPTNAWRTKFSDVIGASHTVDYRFWEYMKYASDGLRQVAERGVTRTLESELKEQSEHIRTIIKARGISYPNVTGKTFAVFRVDQKHHLMSLVTMIDPSPDWIVGVSGLELCLANCSWVEHRELNLFPYDAGTDSGITYLSQDTPTDPQERITRITSTFPNDPASPFYDETGADMKPIAKLYLNRQRLYEKTCDATSAEGPREACYTSSWGEWNQCSRTCGRGQKLRQRYYLDRDAALAANCREELTDRSRCKNERCPGIGPGDCDVEEWTSWSSCSTTCGTGFKTRSRKFRDRKTRKYCMHNLERHELEQTFECEDNEPCPDADPDVEEVSESTENTVEDNVEEVPTLGEWSQCPNERFTEWSMWSPCSASCGPGVKLRSRLLKMSWGNLEESEELNLENCKTEQAACVAAMPTCDFSEETARSICSEPQVGGNCNANILRVYFDSASNECRRFNYTGCGGNRNNFPTEQDCNNVCSKYQRELRANLSAVMKKFKVSLSSVLTYHVPTQDQRSGKMKRAKYGEVTDRPFPAEIPSVSQTVDGYPLDCEITEWGEWSACGSNCKGYTYRKRMILREARNEGRRCPKKLQQKRRCKKVPPCSTRRDMRRRSYNEVFDGTSERFNSIDCELSSWSTWSPCSATCGHSVRHRTRNVIVSPEGPNAKLCPSVAQFVTCPLAACDESTRQ, encoded by the exons ATGGTTCGCCAATCGGCGTGGATTCTCCTCGCGGTGTTGGCTGCTTCCTGCACTCGGCAAGCAGCCGGAAATTGTGACCGGACACCGGACCATGCGACAAAGCAGCGATCCCAACCCGGGGACAAATTCCAGATCATTGTTTCCGAGCACAACAGAACGGATCCGATCAGCCACTTTGAACCAAAGACTAAGTACATGG TGAGTCTTCAGAGCGACAAAAGCTCACCGACGCCGTCAAAGTTCACCAGATTCACGCTGACAGCCGAGACCGAAACCGAGGACTCGTCAGGGGACACCGGTTACTTCGAAGTCGATGATTCGAACTTCAGCAAATATTCGGAATTATGTCCTAACGCGGTCGTCGAAGCGTCGGAGATCCGCAAGGACGACGTCTCCGTCTTCTGGACCAGTCCCGTCGACGAGGGTGGATGCATCTTCATCAG GGCGATGGTCATGGAGTCCCCGGACGTCTGGTACATGGACGACGGGGGCCTGACGGTGGAGGTCTGCCCGTCGTCTTCTTCCTCGGGTAGCGGAGATCCTGGCCCGGTATTGCAGACCTGCTGCGCCTGCGCCGAGGCGAAGTACGAGGTCACCTTCGAGGGGCTCTGGTCTCGGAACACCCACCCTAAG GACTTTCCGACCAACGCATGGCGAACGAAATTCTCCGACGTTATCGGCGCCTCGCATACGGTGGATTACCGCTTTTGGGAGTACATGAAATACGCCAGCGACGGTTTGCGACAGGTCGCCGAACGCGGGGTTACCCGCACGCTCGAGTCCGAGTTGAAGGAGCAG AGCGAACACATCCGCACCATAATCAAGGCTAGAGGAATAAGCTACCCGAACGTCACCGGAAAAACATTCGCGGTGTTCCGCGTGGACCAGAAACACCATCTCATGTCGCTGGTCACCATGATCG ACCCTTCGCCGGACTGGATAGTCGGAGTTTCCGGACTTGAGCTGTGCCTGGCGAACTGTTCCTGGGTAGAGCACAGGGAGTTGAATCTCTTCCCATACGACGCGGGCACGGATAGCGGAATAACGTATCTC TCGCAAGACACCCCGACGGATCCGCAGGAGCGAATTACCCGCATAACGTCAACCTTTCCAAACGACCCGGCTTCTCCTTTCTACGACGAAACTGGAGCGGACATGAAGCCGATAGCGAAACTCTATCTGAACCGACAACGTCTGTACGAAAAGACTTGCGACGCGACATCGGCCGAAGGTCCCAGAG AAGCCTGTTACACGAGTTCCTGGGGCGAGTGGAACCAATGCTCGCGTACCTGTGGAAGAGGGCAGAAACTTCGTCAACGATATTACCTCGACCGCGACGCAGCTTTGGCGGCAAACTGTAGGGAGGAATTGACCGATCGATCGAGATGCAAGAACGAGCGGTG CCCAGGAATAGGTCCCGGTGATTGCGACGTCGAGGAGTGGACCAGCTGGTCCTCGTGCAGCACCACCTGCGGTACGGGGTTCAAAACTCGGTCCCGTAAATTTCGCGATCGGAAGACCAGGAAGTACTGCATGCACAATTTGGAACGCCACGAGCTGGAGCAGACCTTTGAGTGCGAAGACAACGAGCCCTGTCCCGACGCGGATCCCGACGTCGAGGAGGTAAGCGAAAGCACCGAAAATACTGTCGAAGACAACGTCGAGGAGGTACCGACGCTGGGGGAATGGTCGCAG TGTCCGAACGAGAGATTCACCGAGTGGTCCATGTGGTCACCATGCAGTGCCAGCTGTGGTCCAGGAGTAAAACTGCGATCCAGGCTGCTGAAGATGTCCTGGGGTAACTTGGAGGAATCCGAGGAACTTAATCTGGAAAACTGTAAAACCGAACAGGCTGCTTGCGTGGCGGCGATGCCGACTTGCGATTTCTCGGAGGAAACGGCACGAA GCATTTGCAGTGAACCGCAGGTCGGTGGGAACTGCAACGCGAACATTTTGCGGGTATATTTTGATAGCGCGAGCAATGAGTGCCGCAGGTTCAATTACACAGGGTGCGGTGGTAACAGGAATAACTTTCCAACCGAGCAGGATTGCAATAACGTATGCAGTAAATACCAAA GGGAGCTTAGGGCCAACCTTTCGGCTGTGATGAAGAAATTTAAGGTCTCACTGAGCAGCGTACTGACCTATCACGTCCCGACCCAAGATCAACGCAGCGGGAAAATGAAGAGAGCCAAATACG GTGAAGTCACCGACAGGCCATTTCCCGCCGAGATTCCATCCGTCAGTCAAACCGTCGACGGATATCCACTTGACTGCGAGATTACTGAATGGGGCGAGTGGTCGGCCTGCGGCTCCAATTGCAAGGGCTACACGTACCGGAAACGAATGATTCTG CGAGAAGCGAGAAACGAAGGAAGAAGATGTCCGAAAAAACTACAACAGAAAAGACGATGCAAGAAGGTTCCGCCTTGTT CAACACGAAGAGACATGCGCCGTAGAAGTTATAACGAAGTCTTCGACGGGACGAGCGAACGTTTCA ATTCCATCGACTGCGAGTTATCTTCATGGTCGACGTGGTCACCGTGTTCGGCAACCTGCGGACATTCGGTTCGTCACAGAACCAGGAACGTTATCGTATCGCCGGAGGGTCCGAACGCGAAGCTCTGCCCTTCGGTAGCACAGTTCGTGACATGCCCTTTGGCCGCCTGCGACGAATCAACGAGGCAGTAG
- the LOC124185421 gene encoding spondin-1-like isoform X5 — protein MVRQSAWILLAVLAASCTRQAAGNCDRTPDHATKQRSQPGDKFQIIVSEHNRTDPISHFEPKTKYMVSLQSDKSSPTPSKFTRFTLTAETETEDSSGDTGYFEVDDSNFSKYSELCPNAVVEASEIRKDDVSVFWTSPVDEGGCIFIRAMVMESPDVWYMDDGGLTVEVCPSSSSSGSGDPGPVLQTCCACAEAKYEVTFEGLWSRNTHPKDFPTNAWRTKFSDVIGASHTVDYRFWEYMKYASDGLRQVAERGVTRTLESELKEQSEHIRTIIKARGISYPNVTGKTFAVFRVDQKHHLMSLVTMIDPSPDWIVGVSGLELCLANCSWVEHRELNLFPYDAGTDSGITYLSQDTPTDPQERITRITSTFPNDPASPFYDETGADMKPIAKLYLNRQRLYEKTCDATSAEGPREACYTSSWGEWNQCSRTCGRGQKLRQRYYLDRDAALAANCREELTDRSRCKNERCPGIGPGDCDVEEWTSWSSCSTTCGTGFKTRSRKFRDRKTRKYCMHNLERHELEQTFECEDNEPCPDADPDVEEVSESTENTVEDNVEEVPTLGEWSQCPNERFTEWSMWSPCSASCGPGVKLRSRLLKMSWGNLEESEELNLENCKTEQAACVAAMPTCDFSEETARSEVTDRPFPAEIPSVSQTVDGYPLDCEITEWGEWSACGSNCKGYTYRKRMILREARNEGRRCPKKLQQKRRCKKVPPCSTRRDMRRRSYNEVFDGTSERFNSIDCELSSWSTWSPCSATCGHSVRHRTRNVIVSPEGPNAKLCPSVAQFVTCPLAACDESTRQ, from the exons ATGGTTCGCCAATCGGCGTGGATTCTCCTCGCGGTGTTGGCTGCTTCCTGCACTCGGCAAGCAGCCGGAAATTGTGACCGGACACCGGACCATGCGACAAAGCAGCGATCCCAACCCGGGGACAAATTCCAGATCATTGTTTCCGAGCACAACAGAACGGATCCGATCAGCCACTTTGAACCAAAGACTAAGTACATGG TGAGTCTTCAGAGCGACAAAAGCTCACCGACGCCGTCAAAGTTCACCAGATTCACGCTGACAGCCGAGACCGAAACCGAGGACTCGTCAGGGGACACCGGTTACTTCGAAGTCGATGATTCGAACTTCAGCAAATATTCGGAATTATGTCCTAACGCGGTCGTCGAAGCGTCGGAGATCCGCAAGGACGACGTCTCCGTCTTCTGGACCAGTCCCGTCGACGAGGGTGGATGCATCTTCATCAG GGCGATGGTCATGGAGTCCCCGGACGTCTGGTACATGGACGACGGGGGCCTGACGGTGGAGGTCTGCCCGTCGTCTTCTTCCTCGGGTAGCGGAGATCCTGGCCCGGTATTGCAGACCTGCTGCGCCTGCGCCGAGGCGAAGTACGAGGTCACCTTCGAGGGGCTCTGGTCTCGGAACACCCACCCTAAG GACTTTCCGACCAACGCATGGCGAACGAAATTCTCCGACGTTATCGGCGCCTCGCATACGGTGGATTACCGCTTTTGGGAGTACATGAAATACGCCAGCGACGGTTTGCGACAGGTCGCCGAACGCGGGGTTACCCGCACGCTCGAGTCCGAGTTGAAGGAGCAG AGCGAACACATCCGCACCATAATCAAGGCTAGAGGAATAAGCTACCCGAACGTCACCGGAAAAACATTCGCGGTGTTCCGCGTGGACCAGAAACACCATCTCATGTCGCTGGTCACCATGATCG ACCCTTCGCCGGACTGGATAGTCGGAGTTTCCGGACTTGAGCTGTGCCTGGCGAACTGTTCCTGGGTAGAGCACAGGGAGTTGAATCTCTTCCCATACGACGCGGGCACGGATAGCGGAATAACGTATCTC TCGCAAGACACCCCGACGGATCCGCAGGAGCGAATTACCCGCATAACGTCAACCTTTCCAAACGACCCGGCTTCTCCTTTCTACGACGAAACTGGAGCGGACATGAAGCCGATAGCGAAACTCTATCTGAACCGACAACGTCTGTACGAAAAGACTTGCGACGCGACATCGGCCGAAGGTCCCAGAG AAGCCTGTTACACGAGTTCCTGGGGCGAGTGGAACCAATGCTCGCGTACCTGTGGAAGAGGGCAGAAACTTCGTCAACGATATTACCTCGACCGCGACGCAGCTTTGGCGGCAAACTGTAGGGAGGAATTGACCGATCGATCGAGATGCAAGAACGAGCGGTG CCCAGGAATAGGTCCCGGTGATTGCGACGTCGAGGAGTGGACCAGCTGGTCCTCGTGCAGCACCACCTGCGGTACGGGGTTCAAAACTCGGTCCCGTAAATTTCGCGATCGGAAGACCAGGAAGTACTGCATGCACAATTTGGAACGCCACGAGCTGGAGCAGACCTTTGAGTGCGAAGACAACGAGCCCTGTCCCGACGCGGATCCCGACGTCGAGGAGGTAAGCGAAAGCACCGAAAATACTGTCGAAGACAACGTCGAGGAGGTACCGACGCTGGGGGAATGGTCGCAG TGTCCGAACGAGAGATTCACCGAGTGGTCCATGTGGTCACCATGCAGTGCCAGCTGTGGTCCAGGAGTAAAACTGCGATCCAGGCTGCTGAAGATGTCCTGGGGTAACTTGGAGGAATCCGAGGAACTTAATCTGGAAAACTGTAAAACCGAACAGGCTGCTTGCGTGGCGGCGATGCCGACTTGCGATTTCTCGGAGGAAACGGCACGAA GTGAAGTCACCGACAGGCCATTTCCCGCCGAGATTCCATCCGTCAGTCAAACCGTCGACGGATATCCACTTGACTGCGAGATTACTGAATGGGGCGAGTGGTCGGCCTGCGGCTCCAATTGCAAGGGCTACACGTACCGGAAACGAATGATTCTG CGAGAAGCGAGAAACGAAGGAAGAAGATGTCCGAAAAAACTACAACAGAAAAGACGATGCAAGAAGGTTCCGCCTTGTT CAACACGAAGAGACATGCGCCGTAGAAGTTATAACGAAGTCTTCGACGGGACGAGCGAACGTTTCA ATTCCATCGACTGCGAGTTATCTTCATGGTCGACGTGGTCACCGTGTTCGGCAACCTGCGGACATTCGGTTCGTCACAGAACCAGGAACGTTATCGTATCGCCGGAGGGTCCGAACGCGAAGCTCTGCCCTTCGGTAGCACAGTTCGTGACATGCCCTTTGGCCGCCTGCGACGAATCAACGAGGCAGTAG